The Arachis hypogaea cultivar Tifrunner chromosome 16, arahy.Tifrunner.gnm2.J5K5, whole genome shotgun sequence genome contains a region encoding:
- the LOC112755410 gene encoding uncharacterized protein encodes MIEQSGNVNYTRTYLREKAKKASKAALNSSPKCHNSSENVCSGRKRGRPKGSNGPRILSAEVGCVLSVELKSKFRPTKEMQLTLQECQMSLYVFGHDLYEGETLFKNKNTEMSRADFQCLILGNEVHSNILMLAALKTTMTQCIDDAFEDMSNKITTWSLPP; translated from the exons ATGATAGAACAATCAGGAAATGTGAATTATACTCGCACCTATCTTCGTGAAAAG GCAAAAAAAGCATCCAAAGCTGCTTTGAACTCGTCACCCAAATGTCACAACTCAAGTGAAAATGTCTGTTCTGGGCGAAAGAGGGGCAGACCAAAAGGATCTAATGGACCTAGAATATTATCAGCTGAAGTTGGTTGTGTACTCTCAGTTGAATTGAAGTCTAAATTTCGTCCAACTAAGGAAATGCAGTTGACACTACAAGAATGTCAAATGTCACTTTATGTATTTGGCCACGACCTATACGAAGG GGAAACtctgttcaaaaataaaaatactgagaTGAGTCGAGCAGATTTTCAGTGTCTCATTCTTGGCAATGAAGTACACTCTAAT attttaatgTTGGCTGCCCTTAAAACAACAATGACACAATGTATTGATGATGCCTTTGAAGATATGTCCAACAAAATAACAACTTGGTCTCTACCACCATAA
- the LOC112755412 gene encoding long chain acyl-CoA synthetase 5 produces MKCGIYGANCPGWIISMEACNAHGLYYVPLYDTLGAGAVEFIICHAEISIAFVEEKKIPELLKTFPNASKFLKTLVSFEKFTPEQKQQVENFGVKSYSWDEFLQVLTGYKLVPGSNCLPLARPEAKFLRRAAFLKPNLWVSPYAHNEMHPRGEFPNQNPRVEEGLVTWVQPLQKKIKMHV; encoded by the exons ATGAAATGCGGTATCTATGGTGCCAATTGCCCTGGGTGGATAATAAGCATGGag GCCTGTAATGCTCATGGACTTTATTATGTTCCTTTGTATGATACATTAG GTGCTGGAGCAGTGGAGTTTATTATATGCCATGCAGAGATCTCAATTGCTtttgtagaagaaaagaagataccCGAG CTATTGAAGACATTTCCAAATGCATCGAAATTTCTCAAGA CACTTGTGAGCTTCGAAAAGTTTACTCCAGAACAAAAGCAACAAGTTGAAAATTTTGGGGTGAAAAGCTATTCATGGGATGAATTTTTACAAGTG CTAACAGGTTACAAATTAGTACCTGGTTCAAATTGTTTACCCTTGGCTCGTCCAGAGGCCAAGTTTCTGAGAAGAGCGGCTTTTTTGAAGCCCAATCTTTGGGTCAGTCCTTATGCACATAATGAAATGCATCCCAGAGGAGAGTTCCCTAATCAAAATCCACGTGTCGAAGAGGGTTTGGTTACTTGGGTTCAGCCATtgcaaaagaaaattaagatgcaTGTCTGA
- the LOC112755413 gene encoding uncharacterized protein isoform X1, giving the protein MGKWDHRRPRRFFRRQRSPLHPSVFYDINAPLPDFSQDGVPLWEKKYCTLIGSVPWQKIVDSKYSINCHGNVLNWNDSAAEEAFHNAKNLYQARMNNLPSDISLPDPNMYVDQIDWNPYIDPKLIKEVDSTYFPVPGDEKESSNKIKRTKISVDDEDAWDCAGDTSPSRAFENRVQDSQEDYDVDDPGNVDNTENPWERSIPQQNGGLNNNAWEGGCVNSSSWNERRDPNIHSEVWKSGYTAWGNDCKGFLSQKDKGWGNVRDNSWCQQKSDNLVVGSNTWNCKSSQQNATSGSTGWGNVRDSSWCQQKSNNSFNSGKPWNCKSSKQNATPGSTRWCDDRDSSWCQQHSNNLVNKGNPGRNNNANMQGWEQWENSHVSSNSQFRRNNGGTTPWNQRFQRKEGYDQQTFDHNGSQFQRDDRQTGQYWRRENSKKRNFAYH; this is encoded by the exons atgggtAAATGGGATCACCGTCGCCCGCGTAGGTTCTTTCGCCGCCAAAGATCTCCGCTCCATCCCTCCGTCTTCTACGACATCAATGCTCCGCTTCCTG ACTTTTCGCAAGACGGTGTACCTTTATGGGAGAAGAAATACTGCACTTTGATAGGATCAGTGCCATGGCAGAAGATAGTTGATTCAAAGTATAGTATCAACTGTCATGGTAATGTGCTCAATTGGAATGATTCAGCTGCTGAAGAAGCATTCCACAATGCCAAAAACCTTTACCAGGCAAGGATGAACAACCTCCCCAGCGATATTTCTCTGCCTGATCCTAATATGTACGTTGATCAAATAGATTGGAACCCGTACATTGATCCCAAACTGATCAAGGAAGTGGATAGTACTTACTTTCCTGTGCCTGGCGATGAAAAAGAGAGTTCTAACAAAATCAAACGAACAAAAATTTCAGTGGATGATGAAGATGCTTGGGATTGTGCTGGTGATACTTCTCCTAGCAGAGCTTTTGAAAATAGAGTGCAAGACAGCCAGGAGGATTATGATGTTGATGATCCTGGAAATGTGGATAACACCGAAAATCCTTGGGAGAGGAGCattcctcaacaaaatggagggTTAAATAACAATGCATGGGAAGGTGGCTGCGTTAATTCTTCAAGTTGGAACGAAAGAAGGGACCCTAACATTCACTCTGAGGTTTGGAAATCTGGATATACTGCTTGGGGGAATGACTGTAAGGGCTTTCTTTCACAGAAAGATAAAGGATGGGGTAATGTTAGGGATAATTCATGGTGTCAACAGAAATCGGATAATTTGGTTGTCGGCAGCAACACTTGGAATTGTAAATCGAGTCAGCAGAATGCAACTTCTGGGAGCACAGGATGGGGTAATGTTAGGGACAGTTCGTGGTGTCAACAGAAGTCAAATAATTCGTTTAACAGCGGCAAACCTTGGAATTGTAAATCTAGTAAGCAGAACGCAACTCCAGGGAGCACAAGATGGTGTGATGATAGAGACAGTTCATGGTGTCAACAGCATTCAAATAATTTGGTTAACAAAGGAAACCCTGGGAGAAACAACAATGCAAATATGCAAGGATGGGAGCAATGGGAAAATTCTCATGTTTCAAGTAATTCACAATTTAGACGAAACAATGGAGGTACGACACCCTGGAATCAGAGGTTTCAAAGGAAGGAAGGCTATGATCAACAAACTTTTGACCATAACGGTTCTCAGTTTCAAAGAGATGATCGCCAAACAGGTCAATACTGGAGGAGGGAAAATAGTAAAAAGAGGAATTTTGCATATCACTAA
- the LOC112755413 gene encoding uncharacterized protein isoform X2, whose protein sequence is MLFSIILDFSQDGVPLWEKKYCTLIGSVPWQKIVDSKYSINCHGNVLNWNDSAAEEAFHNAKNLYQARMNNLPSDISLPDPNMYVDQIDWNPYIDPKLIKEVDSTYFPVPGDEKESSNKIKRTKISVDDEDAWDCAGDTSPSRAFENRVQDSQEDYDVDDPGNVDNTENPWERSIPQQNGGLNNNAWEGGCVNSSSWNERRDPNIHSEVWKSGYTAWGNDCKGFLSQKDKGWGNVRDNSWCQQKSDNLVVGSNTWNCKSSQQNATSGSTGWGNVRDSSWCQQKSNNSFNSGKPWNCKSSKQNATPGSTRWCDDRDSSWCQQHSNNLVNKGNPGRNNNANMQGWEQWENSHVSSNSQFRRNNGGTTPWNQRFQRKEGYDQQTFDHNGSQFQRDDRQTGQYWRRENSKKRNFAYH, encoded by the coding sequence ATGTTGTTTTCGATCATTTTAGACTTTTCGCAAGACGGTGTACCTTTATGGGAGAAGAAATACTGCACTTTGATAGGATCAGTGCCATGGCAGAAGATAGTTGATTCAAAGTATAGTATCAACTGTCATGGTAATGTGCTCAATTGGAATGATTCAGCTGCTGAAGAAGCATTCCACAATGCCAAAAACCTTTACCAGGCAAGGATGAACAACCTCCCCAGCGATATTTCTCTGCCTGATCCTAATATGTACGTTGATCAAATAGATTGGAACCCGTACATTGATCCCAAACTGATCAAGGAAGTGGATAGTACTTACTTTCCTGTGCCTGGCGATGAAAAAGAGAGTTCTAACAAAATCAAACGAACAAAAATTTCAGTGGATGATGAAGATGCTTGGGATTGTGCTGGTGATACTTCTCCTAGCAGAGCTTTTGAAAATAGAGTGCAAGACAGCCAGGAGGATTATGATGTTGATGATCCTGGAAATGTGGATAACACCGAAAATCCTTGGGAGAGGAGCattcctcaacaaaatggagggTTAAATAACAATGCATGGGAAGGTGGCTGCGTTAATTCTTCAAGTTGGAACGAAAGAAGGGACCCTAACATTCACTCTGAGGTTTGGAAATCTGGATATACTGCTTGGGGGAATGACTGTAAGGGCTTTCTTTCACAGAAAGATAAAGGATGGGGTAATGTTAGGGATAATTCATGGTGTCAACAGAAATCGGATAATTTGGTTGTCGGCAGCAACACTTGGAATTGTAAATCGAGTCAGCAGAATGCAACTTCTGGGAGCACAGGATGGGGTAATGTTAGGGACAGTTCGTGGTGTCAACAGAAGTCAAATAATTCGTTTAACAGCGGCAAACCTTGGAATTGTAAATCTAGTAAGCAGAACGCAACTCCAGGGAGCACAAGATGGTGTGATGATAGAGACAGTTCATGGTGTCAACAGCATTCAAATAATTTGGTTAACAAAGGAAACCCTGGGAGAAACAACAATGCAAATATGCAAGGATGGGAGCAATGGGAAAATTCTCATGTTTCAAGTAATTCACAATTTAGACGAAACAATGGAGGTACGACACCCTGGAATCAGAGGTTTCAAAGGAAGGAAGGCTATGATCAACAAACTTTTGACCATAACGGTTCTCAGTTTCAAAGAGATGATCGCCAAACAGGTCAATACTGGAGGAGGGAAAATAGTAAAAAGAGGAATTTTGCATATCACTAA
- the LOC112755414 gene encoding uncharacterized protein translates to MATFFHLSKSLSSPLPFFRIPPPLRWKHRPSTVAPARAGPSSSSIAFAIGLPLSLLAVTVLTSLRIANKLDQQFFEEMAMNEAIMQADEDDDDDYEDEDYYDDADDDDDDDDDDAETPVQQEPALPRSRNRPIREA, encoded by the exons ATGGCGACATTCTTTCACCTCTCCAAGTCACTCTCTTCCCCGCTTCCTTTCTTCCGCATTCCTCCGCCGCTTCGCTGGAAACATAGGCCTTCCACGGTGGCCCCCGCTCGTGCGGGCCCCAGCTCAAGTAGCATCGCCTTTGCCATCggcctccctctctctctcctcgctGTCACCGTCCTCACCTCCCTTCGAATTGCCAATAAACTCGACCAACAATTTTTTGAGGAG ATGGCAATGAATGAAGCTATCATGCAAGCTGATGAAGATGACGATGATGATTACGAAGATGAAGATTATTATGATgatgctgatgatgatgatgatgatgatgatgatgatgcagaaACTCCTGTACAACAAGAACCTGCCCTTCCGCGTTCTCGCAACAGGCCTATAAGGGAAGCTTAA